Proteins encoded within one genomic window of Alteribacter populi:
- a CDS encoding fumarylacetoacetate hydrolase family protein, which yields MEQIKNIFCIGRNYANHATELGNEIPSSPILFSKPTHSLVKADGKDILFPGGRGDIHHELEMVIYIGQEVTAGFHVEDVVEKIALGVDFTLRDVQSKLKAKGHPWLKAKGFKNSAVVTDFWDFPGIEICKETDFSLVKNANVVQVGNIENMLFDFKQLIEHCHGYFGLNEGDIIYTGTPEGVGPIQHGDVFRLMWGNDEKGRFPVKIGNE from the coding sequence ATGGAGCAAATAAAAAATATCTTTTGTATTGGAAGAAACTATGCAAACCATGCAACGGAATTGGGGAATGAAATCCCTTCGTCACCGATCCTTTTCTCAAAGCCCACACATTCTTTAGTAAAAGCAGATGGGAAAGACATTTTGTTTCCAGGCGGTAGAGGAGACATTCACCATGAGCTTGAAATGGTTATTTACATAGGTCAAGAAGTTACTGCCGGGTTTCATGTGGAAGATGTTGTTGAAAAAATAGCATTAGGCGTAGATTTCACCCTTAGAGATGTGCAATCGAAACTTAAGGCAAAAGGTCATCCGTGGTTAAAAGCGAAAGGATTTAAAAATTCAGCTGTTGTGACTGATTTTTGGGATTTTCCAGGGATTGAGATCTGTAAAGAAACAGACTTTTCATTAGTGAAAAATGCCAACGTTGTTCAAGTTGGAAACATTGAAAATATGTTATTTGACTTTAAACAATTAATTGAGCATTGTCATGGTTATTTTGGACTTAATGAAGGCGATATCATTTATACAGGTACCCCAGAAGGTGTTGGCCCAATTCAACATGGTGATGTATTTCGTCTTATGTGGGGGAATGATGAAAAAGGACGATTTCCTGTTAAAATAGGTAACGAATAA
- a CDS encoding DMT family transporter: protein MTKLFFLVLALIGGMMTGTQASINGELGKKIGGLEAAFVSFFIGTIFLALCMLFLGKGQVGLVFTLPKWQLIGGLFGAVFVAFTIFSVPKIGVALAIFAAILGQIIISLVIDHFGLFNVEPISINWDRFMGLVLMLFGLYFIYRGSFSS from the coding sequence GTGACTAAACTCTTTTTCTTAGTATTAGCTTTAATTGGAGGTATGATGACGGGGACACAAGCCTCCATAAATGGAGAACTTGGGAAAAAGATTGGTGGATTAGAAGCGGCATTTGTCTCTTTTTTTATTGGAACGATATTTTTAGCTTTGTGTATGCTTTTTCTGGGAAAAGGACAAGTAGGTCTGGTATTCACTTTACCAAAATGGCAATTAATTGGAGGTCTTTTTGGAGCGGTATTTGTAGCTTTTACTATTTTCTCTGTACCCAAAATAGGTGTAGCCTTAGCTATTTTTGCAGCCATTTTAGGACAGATTATTATTAGTCTTGTTATTGATCATTTTGGTTTATTTAATGTAGAACCTATTTCTATTAATTGGGATAGGTTTATGGGGTTAGTATTAATGCTGTTTGGTCTGTACTTCATTTACCGAGGAAGCTTTTCAAGTTAA
- the preA gene encoding NAD-dependent dihydropyrimidine dehydrogenase subunit PreA, with amino-acid sequence MADLRIDLAGIKSPNPFWLASAPPTNSGYQVQRAFEAGWGGAVWKTLGDPILNVTSRFASMDFNGQRVAGFNNIELITDRPLEVNLKEIYETKKKFPNHAIIASLMVEPKQEKWHEIVKRVEEVGVDGLELNFGCPHGMAERGMGSASGQVPELVEKQTYWTKEVAQTPVIVKLTPNITDITVTAEAAVQGGADSVSMINTINSLSSVDLDTWNTVPNVAGKGAHGGYCGPAVKPIALNMVGECARNPQINVPISGIGGISNWQNAVEFMLMGATGVQVCTAVMHHGFRIVEDMIEGLDNYLDEKGLESVNHLVGKSVPKYSDWGNLDLNHKVVARINNDVCINCNKCHIACEDASHQCIDMLKDNKGQEYLNVREDDCVGCNLCSIVCPVDGAIDMIDIPSAQPMTWNERQSALKSAELITKENVVK; translated from the coding sequence ATGGCTGATTTACGTATTGATCTAGCAGGAATTAAATCACCCAATCCTTTTTGGCTCGCTTCTGCACCACCCACAAATTCTGGCTATCAAGTTCAAAGAGCATTTGAAGCTGGTTGGGGCGGTGCTGTTTGGAAAACACTTGGAGACCCTATCTTGAATGTTACTTCCCGATTTGCGTCAATGGACTTTAACGGGCAAAGGGTAGCAGGATTTAATAACATTGAACTAATTACAGATCGTCCGCTTGAAGTCAATTTAAAAGAAATCTATGAGACGAAAAAGAAATTTCCTAACCATGCTATTATCGCTTCCTTAATGGTTGAACCAAAGCAGGAAAAATGGCACGAGATTGTAAAACGAGTAGAAGAAGTCGGTGTCGATGGTCTTGAACTAAACTTTGGGTGTCCACATGGTATGGCTGAGCGCGGGATGGGGTCCGCTTCTGGCCAAGTTCCCGAATTAGTAGAAAAGCAGACGTATTGGACAAAAGAAGTTGCCCAAACTCCGGTTATTGTTAAGCTCACTCCTAATATAACTGACATTACAGTAACAGCAGAAGCTGCTGTTCAAGGTGGAGCAGATTCCGTAAGTATGATAAATACGATTAATAGTCTTTCATCCGTTGATTTGGACACATGGAATACAGTACCTAATGTTGCTGGAAAAGGAGCACATGGTGGTTACTGTGGTCCGGCTGTTAAACCAATTGCCCTTAACATGGTCGGAGAATGTGCTCGTAACCCTCAAATTAACGTACCGATTTCAGGAATTGGTGGAATCTCAAATTGGCAAAATGCCGTTGAATTTATGCTAATGGGAGCAACTGGTGTACAAGTCTGTACAGCGGTCATGCATCATGGATTTAGGATCGTCGAGGACATGATCGAGGGGCTTGATAACTATTTAGATGAAAAAGGACTTGAATCAGTCAACCATTTGGTAGGAAAATCAGTACCGAAATATTCTGACTGGGGAAATTTAGACCTAAACCATAAAGTAGTCGCAAGAATTAATAATGATGTTTGCATCAACTGTAATAAGTGTCATATCGCTTGTGAGGATGCGTCTCATCAATGTATTGATATGTTAAAAGATAATAAGGGGCAAGAATACCTCAACGTGCGGGAGGATGACTGTGTCGGATGCAACCTATGTTCGATTGTCTGTCCTGTCGATGGTGCCATTGATATGATCGATATTCCTAGCGCACAGCCAATGACTTGGAATGAACGTCAATCAGCACTGAAATCCGCTGAGCTCATTACTAAAGAAAACGTTGTTAAATAA
- a CDS encoding NAD(P)-dependent oxidoreductase, translated as MTSKVPTISFQDLEKNFEEVNIGLSNQEASEEANRCLYCYDAPCIKACPTDIDIPKFIKKIASGNLKGSAKTIMTSNPVGASCARVCPTEELCEGACVLNHSTKPIMIGDLQRYATDWAIKNEQVLFKSGKKNGKKVAIVGGGPAGLSTARELALLGYKVTIFEAENEAGGLNTYGIVSFRLPQSISFWEVDQVRKLDVEILTNTRVGKDVLPEELLENYDSVVLAIGMASVPMLGIEGEDLEGIYDAIDFVKTTKSETISDDFIDKRVVVIGAGNTAIDGATCSVRLGAENVKILYRRTEQEMTAYDFEYQFAKQDGVEFRWLTSPIRIVGDENGKVTAIECIKMTLGAPNEDGRRRPVPVEGSEFTLEVDAVIKAIGQSRYTSLIESFGLEHSDGVVKVDQDSYQTSNDKVFSCGDVIFGKGQGEAMVVTAAQQGKNTAYAIHKQLSKEATESA; from the coding sequence GTGACTAGCAAGGTACCGACTATATCGTTTCAAGATTTAGAAAAAAACTTTGAGGAAGTAAATATAGGGTTGTCAAATCAAGAAGCGAGTGAAGAGGCCAACCGCTGCCTCTATTGTTATGATGCTCCTTGTATTAAAGCTTGTCCAACAGATATTGACATTCCTAAATTTATCAAAAAAATTGCATCCGGCAATTTAAAGGGATCAGCAAAAACGATAATGACGTCTAATCCAGTGGGGGCAAGCTGTGCGCGTGTTTGTCCAACTGAGGAACTTTGTGAAGGTGCTTGTGTACTCAATCATTCTACTAAACCGATTATGATCGGAGACTTGCAAAGATACGCAACGGACTGGGCAATTAAAAATGAGCAAGTGTTATTTAAATCTGGAAAAAAGAACGGCAAGAAAGTTGCGATTGTTGGTGGTGGTCCTGCTGGATTATCAACTGCCCGAGAATTAGCTCTATTAGGCTATAAAGTTACGATATTTGAAGCAGAAAATGAAGCAGGCGGTTTAAATACTTATGGCATCGTTTCATTTAGACTACCTCAATCTATTTCCTTTTGGGAAGTGGATCAAGTTAGAAAATTAGATGTTGAGATTCTTACCAATACAAGAGTTGGAAAAGATGTGTTACCAGAAGAGTTATTAGAGAATTACGATTCCGTTGTCCTAGCAATAGGAATGGCAAGTGTACCCATGCTTGGGATAGAAGGAGAAGACTTAGAAGGAATATATGATGCGATTGATTTTGTTAAAACAACGAAGTCAGAAACAATTAGTGACGACTTTATAGATAAGCGTGTTGTTGTAATTGGAGCAGGTAACACCGCCATTGATGGAGCTACTTGTTCTGTTCGACTAGGTGCTGAGAATGTAAAGATATTATACCGACGAACAGAGCAAGAGATGACGGCATATGACTTCGAATACCAATTCGCAAAACAAGACGGGGTAGAATTTCGTTGGCTAACCTCGCCTATAAGGATAGTAGGGGATGAGAATGGAAAAGTCACAGCAATCGAATGTATTAAAATGACGTTAGGAGCTCCAAATGAAGACGGACGCCGTCGCCCGGTTCCTGTTGAAGGTTCAGAGTTTACTCTTGAAGTGGACGCAGTCATTAAGGCTATTGGTCAATCTCGTTACACTTCATTAATTGAAAGCTTTGGATTAGAACATAGTGATGGGGTAGTAAAAGTAGATCAAGATAGCTATCAAACATCGAACGATAAAGTTTTTTCATGCGGTGATGTTATTTTTGGAAAAGGACAAGGGGAAGCAATGGTCGTTACCGCAGCACAACAAGGAAAAAATACTGCTTATGCCATACACAAACAATTATCCAAAGAAGCAACAGAATCAGCATAG
- the cynS gene encoding cyanase, producing the protein MNEYYRNFHQAFESPQQYQPHPSPATSYVNRAGVSQQLLIAKKMKQFTFEDIANEIGGSKEWIAAVMHGQESMNREDALHLAQLLNIDSRIAYILEESPMRGSLDKAVPVDPLIYRFYEITQVYGTTLKALINEMFGDGIMSAINLDIKVDKRPDYEDPDGERVVITLDGKFLPYEKR; encoded by the coding sequence ATGAATGAGTATTATCGAAATTTCCATCAAGCATTTGAAAGTCCACAACAATATCAACCCCACCCTTCACCTGCAACTTCTTATGTGAATAGAGCTGGAGTATCTCAACAACTTTTAATTGCAAAAAAGATGAAACAATTTACATTTGAGGACATAGCAAACGAAATTGGTGGGAGTAAAGAATGGATAGCTGCTGTTATGCATGGCCAGGAATCCATGAACAGAGAGGATGCGCTTCATTTAGCACAATTATTAAATATTGACTCGAGGATTGCCTATATACTAGAAGAATCACCTATGCGTGGCTCTTTAGACAAAGCTGTGCCAGTTGATCCGTTAATTTATCGATTTTATGAAATTACTCAAGTGTACGGCACTACATTAAAAGCGCTAATTAATGAAATGTTTGGTGACGGGATTATGAGCGCGATCAATTTAGACATTAAAGTAGATAAACGTCCTGACTATGAGGATCCCGATGGAGAGCGGGTTGTCATTACGTTAGATGGAAAATTTTTACCTTATGAAAAGCGGTAA
- a CDS encoding nitrilase-related carbon-nitrogen hydrolase, producing MSDNVKIGLIQASNDVHGDEPVDVHKEKAIEKHIKLVKEAKDKGAQIICLQEIFYGPYFCSEQSTKWYDSAEEIPNGPTTRRFQDLAKELEVVIVLPIYEREGIATYYNTAAVIDADGSYLGKYRKQHIPHVGVGNQGYGFWEKFYFKPGNLGYPVFDTAFAKVGVYICYDRHFPEGARLLGLNGAEIVFNPSATVAGLSEYLWKLEQPAHAVANGYYVGAINRVGLEAPWEMGEFYGQSYLADPRGNFVSIASRDRDEVIIGDMDKKVIREVRDTWQFYRDRRPETYDKMTALLP from the coding sequence ATGTCTGACAACGTAAAAATTGGTTTAATACAAGCTTCAAACGATGTTCATGGTGATGAACCGGTAGATGTTCATAAAGAGAAGGCGATTGAAAAGCATATTAAACTTGTAAAAGAAGCTAAGGATAAAGGGGCACAAATTATCTGTTTACAAGAAATTTTTTACGGTCCCTATTTTTGCTCGGAACAAAGTACGAAATGGTATGATTCCGCAGAGGAAATTCCTAATGGTCCTACCACTAGACGTTTTCAAGATTTGGCTAAAGAACTAGAAGTAGTGATTGTTTTACCTATCTATGAAAGAGAAGGGATCGCTACTTATTATAATACCGCTGCTGTTATTGATGCAGATGGATCCTATTTAGGCAAGTATCGAAAACAACATATCCCTCACGTAGGTGTAGGTAATCAAGGTTACGGCTTTTGGGAAAAGTTTTATTTTAAACCGGGAAATTTAGGTTATCCAGTATTTGATACAGCTTTTGCAAAGGTTGGTGTTTATATTTGCTATGACCGTCATTTCCCTGAAGGTGCAAGACTACTTGGCTTAAATGGAGCAGAAATTGTATTCAATCCTTCTGCAACTGTAGCTGGATTATCTGAATATCTATGGAAGCTTGAACAACCCGCACATGCGGTAGCAAACGGCTATTATGTAGGAGCTATTAACCGCGTTGGACTGGAAGCACCCTGGGAAATGGGTGAGTTTTACGGTCAATCCTATTTAGCAGACCCTAGAGGAAACTTTGTTTCAATAGCAAGTCGTGACCGGGATGAAGTTATTATCGGTGACATGGATAAGAAAGTGATTCGTGAAGTTCGTGATACTTGGCAGTTTTACCGCGATCGCCGCCCAGAAACCTATGATAAAATGACTGCGCTTCTTCCATAG
- a CDS encoding GNAT family N-acetyltransferase, translated as MKKKELSLKPFKTENLIFRELTTEDKLDIYCLYSDPKVIRLDHSEPFKNMIEAEELIRVFQQSNNSYSSISWGIELRESNKIIGTCGFKNWDRLSHHAEIGGNILSKYWGKGYGTETLKFMMEYGFTKMHLNKICAHTNVKNSSVLKIMPRYGFQQEGMLREHQLLEGVFHDVLILSLLRKDYNLLLG; from the coding sequence ATGAAGAAGAAAGAATTATCTTTAAAACCTTTTAAAACGGAAAATTTAATCTTTAGAGAGTTGACTACAGAGGATAAATTAGACATTTACTGCCTCTATTCAGATCCTAAAGTTATTAGATTAGATCACAGTGAACCTTTTAAGAACATGATTGAAGCTGAAGAATTAATAAGAGTTTTTCAACAGTCTAATAATAGCTATAGTTCCATAAGCTGGGGGATAGAATTAAGAGAATCTAATAAAATTATCGGAACGTGTGGATTCAAAAATTGGGATAGATTATCACACCATGCAGAAATCGGTGGGAATATTTTAAGTAAGTATTGGGGTAAGGGCTACGGAACTGAAACATTAAAGTTCATGATGGAATACGGTTTTACTAAAATGCACCTAAATAAAATTTGTGCACATACAAATGTTAAGAATAGCAGTGTGTTAAAGATAATGCCCAGATATGGATTCCAACAAGAAGGAATGCTTCGTGAACATCAACTTTTAGAGGGAGTATTCCACGATGTGTTAATCCTCTCATTACTAAGAAAAGATTATAATCTTCTGTTGGGCTAA
- a CDS encoding HAD family hydrolase produces the protein MKAIIFDFDGTLADTLPVCYNAFQYVFKEFDGKDLSPEEIKRMFGPSETGIIKENLSHVNKEEAIENYYTKYLDNHTYLVMENEEIKELLVYLQDKGIKLGIVTGKAKRSLDISLRALQMEHFFDVIITGDDVTQAKPHPEGVAKALSSLGVGNDEAMFIGDSDADVEAGIRANVITVGVNWLPNYQAVEFTSQPNLHFTNVSVFLETLKAGKLYES, from the coding sequence TTGAAAGCAATCATATTCGATTTCGATGGAACGTTAGCTGATACGTTGCCGGTTTGCTACAATGCGTTTCAATACGTATTTAAAGAATTTGACGGTAAAGACCTGTCCCCAGAAGAAATTAAAAGAATGTTTGGTCCATCTGAAACAGGTATTATTAAAGAGAACCTCTCACATGTAAACAAAGAAGAAGCAATCGAAAATTACTACACAAAGTATTTAGACAATCACACCTATCTCGTAATGGAGAATGAAGAGATAAAAGAACTACTCGTTTATTTGCAAGACAAAGGTATTAAGCTAGGAATTGTTACAGGAAAAGCAAAAAGGAGCTTGGATATTTCATTAAGAGCTCTTCAAATGGAACATTTTTTTGACGTGATCATCACAGGAGATGATGTCACTCAGGCAAAACCTCATCCTGAAGGCGTCGCTAAGGCATTATCCAGCTTGGGGGTGGGAAATGACGAGGCGATGTTTATTGGAGATAGTGATGCAGATGTCGAGGCGGGAATTAGAGCAAACGTTATTACAGTAGGAGTGAACTGGCTGCCCAATTATCAAGCGGTTGAATTTACAAGTCAACCAAATCTTCATTTCACTAATGTTTCAGTATTTCTGGAAACTTTGAAAGCAGGTAAACTGTATGAGTCATAA